A stretch of Crossiella cryophila DNA encodes these proteins:
- a CDS encoding ABC transporter permease: MRVFDDLAKYLGNPRNVGAVLDGLLQHVYLSLAPVLIGLLLAIPLGWLAQRTRWLRTVFLGTANIVYTIPSLALFVVIPGLLGTRITDPLNVVVALTVYTTALLVRPVIDALDSLPSPVLAAATAIGFKPAHRFFVVDLPLSVPVLTAGVRVAAVSNISLVSVGALIGTGGLGVLFTSGFGIQYLPPIIVGIVLTLLLAALVDLTLVALRRLLTPWTRLGTGGAP; this comes from the coding sequence CTGAGGGTGTTCGACGACCTCGCCAAGTACCTCGGCAACCCGCGCAACGTCGGCGCGGTGCTCGACGGGCTGCTCCAGCACGTCTACCTGTCGCTGGCGCCGGTGCTGATCGGGTTGCTGCTGGCCATCCCGCTTGGCTGGCTGGCCCAGCGCACCCGCTGGCTGCGCACGGTCTTCCTGGGCACCGCCAACATCGTCTACACCATCCCGTCGCTGGCGTTGTTCGTGGTGATCCCCGGCCTGCTGGGCACCCGGATCACCGATCCGCTCAACGTGGTGGTGGCGCTGACGGTCTACACCACCGCGCTGCTGGTGCGCCCGGTGATCGACGCGCTGGACTCGCTGCCCAGCCCGGTGCTGGCCGCGGCCACCGCGATCGGGTTCAAGCCCGCGCACCGGTTCTTCGTGGTCGACCTGCCGCTGTCGGTCCCGGTGCTCACCGCCGGGGTGCGGGTGGCCGCGGTGAGCAACATCAGCCTGGTCAGCGTGGGCGCGCTGATCGGCACCGGCGGGCTGGGCGTGCTGTTCACCTCCGGCTTCGGCATCCAGTACCTGCCGCCGATCATCGTCGGCATCGTGCTGACCCTGCTGCTGGCCGCGCTGGTGGACCTGACCCTGGTCGCGCTGCGCCGCCTGCTCACCCCGTGGACCCGCCTCGGCACCGGAGGCGCGCCGTGA
- the hutH gene encoding histidine ammonia-lyase, giving the protein MQQPVPVGLKPLSREQVVAVARGGASVEITTEAQEAMAATRAHIEALAEATTPTYGVSTGFGALAVRHIPPEKRAQLQRSLVRSHAAGAGPEVEAEVVRALMLLRLRTLTSGHTGIRPRTAATMAALLNAGLVPVVHEYGSLGCSGDLAPLSAVALALMGEGQVRDESGLLRPTAEAMREHRIEPVQLAEKEGLALINGTDGMLGMLVMAAADLHRLLDLADLTAAMSVEALLGTDRPFAPELQALRPHPGQARSAARMFAALAGSPIVASHRGPDCTRVQDAYSLRCSPQVHGAARDTLAYVETVADRELAAAVDNPVVLADGRVESNGNFHGAPVAYALDFLAIPIADVASIAERRTDRMLDVSRSHGLPPFLAHDPGVDSGHMIAQYTQAALVSELKRLANPASVDSIPSSAMQEDHVSMGWSAARKLRKAVDGLTTVLAIELLTAARALDLRAPLEPAPATAAALRVLREHVAGPGPDRHLAPEIAAAERVVRSGELHAAVEPHLGSA; this is encoded by the coding sequence ATGCAGCAACCGGTACCCGTCGGCTTGAAGCCGCTCTCCCGCGAGCAGGTCGTCGCGGTGGCCCGCGGCGGCGCGTCCGTGGAGATCACCACGGAGGCCCAGGAGGCCATGGCGGCCACCAGGGCGCACATCGAGGCACTGGCCGAGGCGACCACGCCCACCTACGGCGTGTCCACCGGCTTCGGCGCGCTCGCCGTCCGGCACATCCCGCCGGAGAAACGCGCCCAGCTGCAGCGTTCGCTGGTCCGCTCGCACGCCGCAGGCGCCGGGCCGGAGGTCGAGGCCGAGGTGGTCCGCGCGCTGATGCTGCTCCGGCTGCGCACGCTGACCAGCGGGCACACCGGCATCCGGCCGCGCACCGCGGCCACCATGGCCGCGCTGCTCAACGCCGGACTGGTGCCGGTGGTGCACGAGTACGGCTCGCTCGGCTGCTCCGGCGACCTCGCGCCGCTGTCCGCGGTGGCGCTGGCGCTGATGGGGGAGGGGCAGGTCCGGGACGAGTCCGGGCTGCTGCGCCCCACCGCCGAGGCCATGCGCGAACACCGGATCGAACCGGTGCAGCTGGCCGAGAAGGAGGGCCTGGCGCTGATCAACGGCACCGACGGCATGCTCGGCATGCTGGTCATGGCCGCCGCCGACCTGCACCGGCTGCTCGACCTGGCCGATCTCACCGCGGCGATGAGCGTGGAGGCGCTGCTGGGCACCGACCGGCCCTTCGCCCCCGAACTCCAGGCCCTGCGCCCGCACCCGGGCCAGGCCCGCTCGGCCGCCCGGATGTTCGCCGCGCTGGCCGGCTCGCCGATCGTGGCCAGCCACCGCGGCCCGGACTGCACCAGGGTGCAGGACGCCTACTCGCTGCGCTGCTCCCCGCAGGTGCACGGCGCGGCCAGGGACACCCTGGCCTACGTGGAGACCGTGGCCGACCGGGAACTGGCCGCCGCGGTGGACAACCCGGTGGTGCTGGCCGACGGCCGGGTGGAGTCCAACGGCAACTTCCACGGCGCGCCGGTGGCCTACGCGCTGGACTTCCTGGCCATCCCGATCGCCGATGTGGCCAGCATCGCCGAACGCCGCACCGACCGGATGCTGGACGTGTCCCGCTCGCACGGCCTGCCGCCGTTCCTGGCCCACGACCCCGGCGTGGACTCCGGCCACATGATCGCCCAGTACACCCAGGCCGCCCTGGTCTCCGAGCTGAAGCGGCTGGCCAACCCGGCCTCGGTCGACTCCATCCCCAGCTCGGCCATGCAGGAGGACCACGTCTCCATGGGCTGGTCCGCCGCGCGCAAGCTGCGCAAGGCGGTGGACGGGCTGACCACCGTGCTGGCCATCGAACTGCTCACCGCGGCCCGCGCGCTGGACCTGCGCGCCCCGCTCGAACCGGCCCCGGCCACCGCCGCCGCGCTGCGCGTGCTCCGCGAGCACGTCGCCGGTCCGGGCCCCGACCGCCACCTGGCCCCGGAGATCGCCGCCGCCGAACGCGTGGTGCGTTCCGGCGAGCTGCACGCCGCGGTCGAACCGCACCTTGGGTCTGCATGA
- a CDS encoding bis-aminopropyl spermidine synthase family protein — MTVEAPLDPLAAHLSAAGPAARRLRRVLALLAGGWQPLAELIRRPAAPRRSVEELLALLGPDLESQGDRHRIHPARAAAYRTAFELDEIPAPADPLAEAVSQHTATLSTIRTDIAGNPPPLPALDHVPATAESVLRRALWLERTYDLAGARVLCLGDHDLTSLALAAVRPDLEITVVDLDERLLAHIDATARERGHRIRCLHADLRFGFPPPAIGWADLVFTDPPYTPEGMGLFATRAVESLRDPATGRIHLAYGFSERSPALGWKVQQELLRLGLVLEALLPDFDRYVGAQAVGSASSLYVCRPTAKAKKTVAGTGIYTHGPQSIESTATDRTGPVRELAARDGLEVVLRQPGWAAPVTARGAVVLDTTADPGPWALRHLLAISADRVLLLVDNNHPDITSERGQRGLADLVASKYKLRFLRSNPDPKSAVIVADRISETTEPQRIQRALLDRAHGKPGNIWREALTRTGLTKNEARARITGLVPHLDLSARLIDLPRHQLAELLTALGAEVLTDR; from the coding sequence GTGACCGTCGAAGCGCCGCTGGACCCGCTCGCTGCCCACCTGTCCGCGGCCGGTCCGGCCGCCCGCCGGCTACGCCGCGTACTCGCCCTGCTGGCCGGCGGCTGGCAGCCGCTGGCCGAGTTGATCCGCAGGCCAGCCGCCCCGCGCCGCTCGGTGGAGGAGCTGCTGGCACTGCTCGGGCCGGACCTGGAGAGCCAGGGCGATCGGCACCGCATCCACCCCGCCAGGGCCGCGGCCTACCGCACCGCCTTCGAGCTGGACGAAATCCCCGCACCGGCGGATCCACTGGCCGAGGCTGTGAGCCAGCACACAGCCACGCTGTCCACCATCCGAACCGACATCGCGGGCAATCCGCCGCCGCTGCCCGCGCTGGACCACGTGCCTGCCACCGCGGAGTCGGTGCTGCGCCGCGCGCTGTGGCTGGAGCGCACCTACGACCTGGCCGGCGCCAGGGTGCTGTGCCTGGGTGATCACGACCTGACCTCGCTGGCGCTGGCCGCGGTGCGCCCCGACCTCGAGATCACCGTGGTCGACCTGGACGAACGCCTGCTCGCGCACATCGACGCCACCGCCCGCGAGCGCGGCCACCGGATCCGCTGCCTGCACGCCGACCTGCGCTTCGGCTTCCCGCCCCCGGCCATCGGCTGGGCCGACCTGGTCTTCACCGACCCGCCCTACACCCCCGAGGGCATGGGCCTGTTCGCCACCCGCGCGGTGGAATCGTTGCGTGATCCGGCCACCGGACGGATCCACCTGGCCTACGGCTTCAGCGAGCGCAGCCCGGCCCTTGGCTGGAAGGTGCAGCAGGAACTGCTCCGGCTCGGCCTGGTCCTGGAGGCGCTGCTGCCCGACTTCGACCGGTATGTCGGCGCGCAGGCGGTGGGCAGCGCGAGTTCGCTCTACGTCTGCCGCCCGACCGCCAAGGCGAAGAAAACCGTTGCCGGCACCGGGATCTACACCCACGGCCCACAGTCGATCGAGTCCACCGCCACCGACCGCACCGGCCCGGTACGCGAACTCGCCGCCAGGGACGGCCTGGAAGTCGTGCTCCGCCAACCGGGTTGGGCCGCCCCGGTGACCGCCCGCGGCGCGGTCGTGCTGGACACCACCGCCGACCCCGGCCCGTGGGCACTGCGGCACCTGCTGGCCATCTCCGCCGACCGGGTGCTGCTGCTGGTGGACAACAACCACCCGGACATCACCAGCGAACGCGGCCAGCGCGGCCTGGCCGATCTCGTTGCCAGTAAATACAAACTCCGCTTCCTGCGCAGCAACCCGGACCCGAAGTCCGCGGTGATCGTCGCCGACCGGATCAGCGAAACCACTGAGCCACAACGGATCCAGCGCGCGCTGCTGGATCGCGCGCACGGCAAGCCCGGCAACATCTGGCGCGAGGCGCTCACCAGGACCGGCCTGACCAAGAACGAGGCCCGCGCCCGGATCACCGGGCTGGTGCCGCACCTCGACCTCAGCGCCCGCCTGATCGACCTGCCCCGGCACCAGCTCGCCGAGCTGCTCACCGCACTGGGCGCGGAAGTTCTTACCGATCGCTGA
- a CDS encoding ABC transporter permease produces MIQQLFAWLADPAHWQGTDGLPTRLAEHLYYTLIAVFGAAAIGIPLGLFVGHTGRGGLVLVGASNAMRALPTLGLVTFLFLLGGGSQVSTLIALIVLAVPPILAGTYAGVQDTDAGVVDAARGMGMTGWQRLWQVEVPNALPLLLGGLRNAMLQVVATAAVAAYVGLGGLGRVLLDGMRIYDYPKVVAGAFAVALLAVTLDLLLAGLQRIVVPRGLRVAARAAALARGATRVRVKPNGHNNLTKIETRTTESGVAGGTKS; encoded by the coding sequence GTGATCCAGCAACTCTTCGCCTGGCTGGCCGATCCGGCGCACTGGCAGGGCACCGACGGCCTGCCCACCCGGCTGGCCGAGCACCTCTACTACACGCTGATCGCGGTCTTCGGGGCCGCGGCCATCGGCATCCCGCTCGGGCTGTTCGTCGGGCACACCGGACGCGGCGGGCTGGTGCTGGTCGGCGCGTCCAACGCGATGCGCGCGCTGCCCACCCTTGGCCTGGTCACCTTCCTGTTCCTGCTCGGCGGCGGCTCCCAGGTCTCCACCCTGATCGCGCTGATCGTGCTCGCGGTGCCGCCGATCCTGGCCGGCACCTACGCGGGTGTGCAGGACACCGACGCCGGGGTGGTCGACGCCGCCCGCGGCATGGGCATGACCGGCTGGCAACGACTGTGGCAGGTCGAGGTGCCCAACGCGCTGCCGCTGCTGCTCGGCGGCCTGCGCAACGCCATGCTCCAGGTGGTGGCCACCGCCGCGGTGGCGGCCTACGTGGGCCTCGGCGGGCTGGGCCGGGTGCTGCTGGACGGCATGCGGATCTATGACTACCCCAAGGTGGTGGCGGGCGCGTTCGCGGTGGCGCTGCTCGCGGTGACGCTGGACCTGCTGCTCGCGGGTCTGCAGCGGATCGTGGTGCCGCGTGGGCTGCGGGTGGCCGCGCGCGCGGCGGCACTGGCCCGCGGGGCCACCCGGGTGCGGGTGAAACCCAACGGGCACAACAACTTGACCAAGATCGAGACCCGGACCACGGAGTCCGGTGTCGCTGGAGGGACAAAGTCATGA
- a CDS encoding IclR family transcriptional regulator: MGESSDVPALRRGLAVLRLLAKRAGPISAAAIARELELPRSTTYHLLTELVAAGFVTHLTEERRYGLGVATFELGSAYLRHDPLERLARPLLRRLVDRVETTAHLGVLHGAEALYLLKEQPHRPQTLVTDIGVRLPAQLTASGRAILSGLPAAQVRALFPSARAFVDRTGRGPRDLPALRRLLTAERQRGWSVEDGHVTPGFASVAVPVFDHSGRPVAAISLTVRHECEQECGQDWPELAAEAVQSAAGLTARIGGQPGRAGS, from the coding sequence GTGGGCGAGAGCAGCGACGTCCCCGCGCTACGGCGTGGGCTGGCCGTGCTGCGGCTGCTGGCCAAGCGGGCGGGCCCGATCTCCGCGGCCGCCATCGCGCGTGAGCTGGAGCTGCCCCGCTCGACCACGTACCACCTGCTCACCGAGCTGGTGGCGGCCGGATTCGTCACCCATCTGACCGAGGAACGCCGCTACGGCCTCGGCGTGGCCACCTTCGAGCTTGGCTCGGCCTACCTGCGCCACGACCCGCTGGAGCGGCTGGCCCGGCCGCTGCTGCGCCGCCTGGTGGACCGAGTGGAGACCACCGCGCACCTGGGCGTGCTGCACGGCGCGGAAGCCCTCTACCTGCTCAAGGAGCAACCGCACCGGCCGCAGACCCTGGTCACCGACATCGGCGTGCGGCTGCCGGCCCAGCTCACCGCCTCCGGCCGGGCCATCCTCAGCGGCCTGCCCGCCGCCCAGGTGCGGGCGCTGTTCCCGTCCGCGCGGGCGTTCGTGGACCGCACCGGCCGCGGCCCGCGCGACCTGCCGGCGCTGCGCAGGCTGCTCACCGCCGAACGGCAGCGCGGCTGGTCGGTGGAGGACGGCCACGTCACCCCCGGCTTCGCCTCGGTCGCGGTGCCGGTCTTCGACCACAGCGGGCGGCCGGTGGCCGCGATCAGTCTGACCGTCCGGCACGAGTGCGAGCAGGAATGCGGCCAGGACTGGCCCGAACTCGCCGCCGAGGCAGTGCAAAGCGCGGCCGGGCTGACGGCCAGGATCGGCGGTCAGCCCGGCCGCGCCGGGAGCTGA
- a CDS encoding ABC transporter substrate-binding protein has product MKRNLAAVAVLVVAAVSACGAPADPLKNGAPVTDKTIHVGSVDFPENKLLAEIYAAVLDDAGAEVKVQSPVSAREVMLKGLKDGSFTLVPDYSGNLLQALDSSNTATKSEDIFAALKTKVGPDLEVLEPAPGEDKDVLVVTQQVAQQFGLKSLADLGPKCSQLTLAAAGEWKTRWEAKIKQLYGCTFKEIRSTDAGGPVTLDAIKSGTAQVANLFTTASAIGTNNFVQLADPKNMYPAQNIIPLFKSGKLTDAAKLALNQISKKITTEKLAAAVKRIEVDKENPVDVAADFVKQNA; this is encoded by the coding sequence ATGAAGCGGAATCTGGCGGCCGTGGCCGTGCTGGTCGTGGCCGCGGTGAGCGCCTGCGGGGCGCCCGCGGACCCGCTCAAGAACGGCGCGCCGGTCACCGACAAGACCATCCACGTCGGCTCGGTGGACTTCCCGGAGAACAAGCTGCTGGCCGAGATCTACGCCGCGGTGCTCGACGACGCCGGGGCCGAGGTCAAGGTGCAGAGCCCGGTCTCCGCGCGCGAGGTGATGCTCAAGGGCCTCAAGGACGGCTCGTTCACCCTGGTGCCGGACTACAGCGGAAACCTGTTGCAGGCACTGGATTCCAGCAACACCGCGACCAAGTCCGAGGACATCTTCGCCGCGCTCAAGACCAAGGTCGGCCCGGACCTGGAGGTCCTGGAGCCCGCGCCGGGTGAGGACAAGGACGTGCTGGTGGTGACCCAGCAGGTGGCCCAGCAGTTCGGGCTGAAGTCCCTGGCCGACCTGGGGCCGAAGTGCTCGCAGCTCACCCTGGCCGCGGCCGGTGAGTGGAAGACCCGCTGGGAAGCCAAGATCAAGCAGCTCTACGGCTGCACCTTCAAGGAGATCCGCTCCACCGACGCCGGTGGCCCGGTCACCCTGGACGCGATCAAGTCCGGCACCGCGCAGGTGGCCAACCTGTTCACCACCGCATCGGCGATCGGCACCAACAACTTCGTGCAGCTGGCCGACCCGAAGAACATGTACCCGGCGCAGAACATCATCCCGCTGTTCAAGTCCGGCAAGCTGACCGACGCCGCCAAGCTGGCGCTCAACCAGATCTCCAAGAAGATCACCACCGAGAAGCTGGCCGCCGCGGTCAAGCGGATCGAGGTCGACAAGGAGAACCCGGTGGACGTGGCCGCGGACTTCGTCAAGCAGAACGCCTGA
- a CDS encoding ABC transporter ATP-binding protein produces the protein MIEFQAVTKRFDDGTVAVDELTLSVQAGTITVFVGPSGCGKTTSLRMVNRMVEPTGGTILVNGKDIRDSDPALLRRGIGYVIQQAGLFPHRSVLDNIATVPLLSGWTRRKARARAAELLETVGLPVELGKRYPAQLSGGQQQRVGVARALAADPPVLLMDEPFSAVDPVVREGLQDELLRLQAELDKTIVFVTHDIDEAVRIGEKIAVFRQGGVLAQYATPAELLTRPANDFVANFVGKDRGYRGLSFVEDGELDVRSVDTVQVGARRQAGTGWTLALDADNHPRGWLPPESIADGQVAESSLVPGGSLHVRGTALRGALDAALSSPAGLGVVVDEGGGYTGVVTAQQVLDLLEHRREQETGRV, from the coding sequence GTGATCGAGTTCCAGGCCGTGACCAAACGCTTCGATGACGGCACCGTCGCCGTCGACGAGCTGACCCTTTCCGTACAGGCGGGCACGATCACCGTGTTCGTCGGGCCGTCCGGCTGCGGGAAGACCACCTCACTGCGGATGGTCAACCGGATGGTGGAACCCACCGGTGGCACCATCCTGGTGAACGGGAAGGACATCAGGGACTCCGACCCGGCGCTGCTGCGCCGCGGCATCGGCTACGTGATCCAGCAGGCCGGACTGTTCCCGCACCGCAGCGTGCTGGACAACATCGCCACCGTGCCGCTGCTGTCGGGCTGGACCCGGCGCAAGGCGCGCGCCCGCGCGGCCGAGCTGCTGGAGACGGTCGGGCTGCCGGTGGAACTGGGCAAGCGGTACCCGGCCCAGCTCTCCGGCGGGCAGCAGCAGCGGGTGGGGGTGGCCCGTGCGCTGGCCGCCGATCCGCCGGTGCTGCTCATGGACGAGCCGTTCAGCGCGGTGGATCCCGTTGTGCGCGAAGGACTTCAGGACGAACTGCTGCGGTTGCAGGCCGAACTGGACAAGACCATCGTCTTCGTCACCCACGATATCGACGAGGCGGTCCGGATCGGCGAGAAGATCGCGGTGTTCCGGCAGGGCGGCGTGCTCGCCCAGTACGCCACCCCGGCGGAGCTGCTGACCAGGCCCGCCAACGATTTCGTGGCCAACTTCGTCGGCAAGGACCGCGGCTACCGCGGACTGTCCTTTGTGGAGGACGGCGAGCTGGACGTGCGCTCGGTGGACACCGTGCAGGTCGGTGCGCGACGGCAGGCCGGCACCGGTTGGACACTGGCCCTGGACGCGGACAACCACCCGCGTGGCTGGCTGCCGCCGGAGTCCATCGCGGACGGCCAGGTGGCGGAAAGCTCGCTGGTGCCCGGTGGTTCGCTGCACGTGCGTGGCACCGCGCTGCGCGGCGCGCTGGACGCGGCGCTGTCCTCCCCGGCCGGGCTCGGCGTGGTGGTGGACGAGGGCGGCGGGTACACCGGCGTGGTCACCGCGCAGCAGGTGCTCGACCTGCTGGAGCACCGCCGCGAGCAGGAGACGGGCAGGGTCTGA